A genomic segment from Anopheles maculipalpis chromosome X, idAnoMacuDA_375_x, whole genome shotgun sequence encodes:
- the LOC126562252 gene encoding uncharacterized protein LOC126562252, with protein MGSRNPSDHPIFWCDELKRLERKRIADESLRDWKNRKLIERRSRAKEQSHFPLFQYREVMERYSPWGRKGGGAPNDTIRMRNIQLQGLYPETKNDLRNPVSVGRTRGVGAGGGGAPIRSASGQIVTGLTDDPIISFNDANRYHVDNELRYKTSPAQKQTYRAELDRIVAEKENRARKTRSTELADCQPQAGGGTGRPNGGPWGKPGPGGKPWRPPKNVGHNFMKSMGWTNKETLQDLDLELVNRMQRQLEEENRFLKRFSNCCSRCVCQCISNSLEQGPALGGSAGAGRDAIKYHPSPPATAPGLQALPAPPPPPPPPPPGARVPRLCNQSQQQQQQQQQQQQQAGAGGGRRNGGRVPPTRNCMITGGVELVPLLAKRRSQPRPISLGTTDVTKIDKYTANGSLARRTDDGYLTDLCNQMSQKQRKVETVRAMEFETSRQHFETWSSFWGRPGHGAPLPNKNKLNLDNLLYKSRR; from the exons ATGGGCTCACGCAACCCATCCGATCATCCGATCTTCTGGTGTGACGAGCTGAAGCGTTTGGAGCGTAAGCGCATCGCCGATGAGAGCCTGCGGGACTGGAAAAACCGGAAGCTGATCGAGCGGCGATCCCGTGCGAAGGAGCAATCCCAT TTTCCACTCTTCCAGTACCGGGAAGTGATGGAGCGTTACTCGCCGTGGGGACGGAAGGGAGGCGGTGCACCGAACGATACGATTCGCATGCGCAACATACAGCTGCAGGGTCTGTACCCGGAGACGAAGAAT GATCTCCGGAATCCGGTATCGGTGGGACGCACGCGGGGTGTCGGTGCGGGCGGTGGTGGAGCACCGATCCGTAGCGCGTCCGGCCAGATCGTGACCGGGCTGACGGACGATCCGATCATCAGCTTCAACGACGCCAACCGGTACCACGTGGATAACGAGCTGCGGTACAAAACGTCCCCGGCCCAGAAGCAAACGTACCGGGCGGAGCTGGACCGGATCGTGGCGGAGAAGGAAAATCGGGCGCGCAAAACGCGCAGCACCGAGCTGGCCGACTGTCAGCCGCAGGCGGGCGGTGGGACGGGCCGACCGAACGGTGGCCCCTGGGGGAAGCCGGGCCCGGGCGGGAAACCGTGGCGTCCGCCGAAGAATGTCGGCCACAACTTCATGAAGTCGATGGGCTGGACGAACAAGGAGACGCTGCAGGATCTTGACCTGGAGCTGGTGAACCGGATGCAGCGCCAGCTGGAGGAGGAGAACCGCTTCCTGAAGCGCTTCTCCAACTGCTGCTCACGGTGCGTCTGTCAGTGCATCAGCAACAGCCTGGAGCAGGGGCCGGCCCTGGGCGGCAGTGCCGGTGCGGGCCGGGACGCGATCAAATATCACCCATCACCACCTGCAACGGCACCGGGTTTGCAGGCGCTGCcagcaccgccaccaccaccaccaccaccaccaccaggggcGCGTGTTCCGAGACTCTGCAATCaaagtcagcagcagcagcagcagcagcagcaacagcaacaacaggcaGGGGCAGGGGGTGGGCGGCGCAATGGCGGGCGGGTTCCGCCGACGCGCAACTGTATGATAACAGGTGGCGTGGAGTTGGTGCCACTGCTCGCCAAACGGCGCTCCCAACCACGTCCCATCAGCCTCGGGACAACCGACGTCACCAAGATTGATAAGTACACCGCAAACGG CAGCTTGGCCCGCCGCACCGACGACGGCTACCTGACCGACCTGTGCAATCAGATGAGCCAGAAGCAGCGCAAGGTGGAAACGGTGCGGGCGATGGAGTTCGAGACGAGCCGGCAGCATTTCGAGACGTGGAGCTCGTTCTGGGGCCGGCCGGGCCACGGTGCACCGCTGCCGAACAAGAACAAGCTCAACCTGGACAATCTGCTTTACAAATCGCGCCGCTAA